The following are encoded together in the Ranitomeya imitator isolate aRanImi1 chromosome 4, aRanImi1.pri, whole genome shotgun sequence genome:
- the LOC138675227 gene encoding E3 ubiquitin/ISG15 ligase TRIM25-like has protein sequence MASPDLGEELLCSICLSIFKDPVMLRCGHNFCRVCICRVLDTQDESGVYSCPECRKRFQMRPALMRNLKLHNVVESILITQQEQEEITEINCTYCVDSPVPAVRSCIHCEASLCHKHLRAHNKSPEHVLWDSSTSLGKMKCAVHMKILEYYCTVDAACICVYCSAGEHRGHRVEMLDEASKKKKKKLRNVLQKLTTKREETEERVRSLEERWRKAQGKAAGEAERVTALCTDIRRRVDNLEKKLLSEISRQEKEESLSLSALIHQLEIKKDELSRKMRHIEELCNMWDPLTVLQDPDTGDLCDPEKERGDEDTGGHDKQPHDGNDLDVAVILHTLHTLCEVISGIRSGIYVEDPADILLDVNTAGNNVLISDDLKTASWTEEKQKRPERAGRFQCNQVMSRRGFTSGRHYWDVKISRSGGWRVGICYPSMDRRGRKSLIGDNNKSWGLGKYYNNQYSVRHNGKEIQLPHKISSYRVRICLDYEAGQLSFYELCDPIRHLHTFTATFTEPLHAAFYVDFSLFLADGWIKICS, from the coding sequence ATGGCATCTCCTGATCTGGGAGAGGAGCTGCTCTGCTCCATCTGTTTATCTATTTTTAAGGATCCTGTAAtgctgagatgtggacacaacttctgccgggtcTGTATTTGTCGTGTGCTGGATACACAGGACGAGTCTGGAGTTTATTCCTGTCCTGAATGTCGAAAAAGATTTCAGATGCGGCCGGCACTGATGAGGAACTTAAAACTCCATAATGTCGTAGAAAGTATCCTGATTACTCAGCAAGAACAAGAGGAGATCACCGAGATCAACTGCACTTACTGTGTGGACTCTCCGGTACCTGCTGTTAGATCCTGTATACACTGTGAGGCTTCTCTGTGTCATAAACACCTGAGAGCTCACAACAAATCACCAGAACACGTCTTATGGGATTCCAGCACTTCTCTGGGAAAAATGAAATGTGCTGTCCATATGAAGATCCTGGAATATTACTGCACTGTGGACGCTGCTTGTATCTGTGTCTATTGTTCAGCAGGAGAACATCGGGGACATCGGGTGGAGATGCTGGATGAGGCctcaaagaagaagaagaagaaactaaGAAATGTTCTTCAGAAACTGACAACAAAGAGAGAAGAGACTGAGGAAAGAGTCCGGAGTCTGGAGGAGCGCTGGAGAAAAGCTCAAGGAAAAGCAGCTGGAGAAGCCGAGAGAGTCACTGCCCTGTGTACAGACATCAGGAGACGGGTGGACAACCTAGAGAAGAAGCTCCTGAGTGAGATCTCCAGGCAGGAAAAGGAAGAGTCACTGTCACTGTCTGCTCTGATCCATCAGCTGGAAATAAAGAAGGACGAGCTGTCCAGGAAGATGAGAcacattgaggagctgtgtaacatgTGGGATCCACTGACTGTCTTACAGGATCCAGACACCGGAGACTTGTGTGATCCTGAGAAGGagagaggtgatgaggacacagggggaCATGATAAACAGCCCCATGATGGAAATGACCTGGATGTGGCTGTGatcttacacacattacacacattatgTGAGGTAATATCAGGTATAAGGAGCGGGATCTATGTGGAGGATCCTGCAGACATATTACTGGATGTAAACACAGCTGGTAATAATGTCCTTATATCAGACGACCTGAAAACTGCGAGCTGGACAGAAGAGAAGCAGAAACGTCCAGAAAGAGCAGGGAGATTCCAGTGTAATCAGGTGATGAGCAGGAGAGGATTTACCTCAGGAAGACATTACTGGGATGTGAAGATCAGTAGATCAGGGGGTTGGAGGGTGGGGATATGTTATCCCAGTATGGACAGGAGGGGGCGTAAGTCACTGATTGGAGATAATAACAAATCCTGGGGTTTGGGAAAATATTATAATAATCAGTATTCAGTGAGACATAACGGTAAAGAGATCCAGTTACCTCACAAGATCTCCAGTTATAGAGTCAGGATATGtctggattatgaggccgggcagttgtccttttatgagctgtgtgaccccatcagacacttacacaccttcactgccACCTTCACCGAGCCCCTTCATGCTGCATTTTATGTAGATTTCTCATTATTTCTTGCTGATGGCTGGATTAAAATTTGCAGTTGA